Below is a genomic region from Tepidiforma bonchosmolovskayae.
TCGCGGTCGTCAACATCCTCAAGCCTTCCGACTTCTTCCGCGAAAAGCACGGCTGGATCTACGACGCCTGCCTCGCCCTCTGGAACCGCGACGAAGTCATCAACCAGATCACCGTCGCCCACGAACTTGCCGTCCGCGACCAGCTCGAGGACGTCGGCGGCCAAACCTTCCTCGCCGACATCATCCGCCGCCTGCCCACCTCCATCGGCGTCGAGTTCTACGCCCGCATCGTCAAGCGCGATGCCACCTACCGCGGCCTCATCCACGCGGCGGCAGCCATCATGCAGATGGCCTACGAGGCCCCGGCCGAAATCGAAACCGTCTTCACCCGCGCCGAATCGCTCATCCAGCGCCTCCGCGGTGGCGAGTCCTTCCGCGATTTCGTCCACATCCGGCAGGTCCTCGATTCCTACCTCGAACAGGACCCCGCCGAAGCCGAGCGCCTCCAAATCTCCGCCATCCGCTCCGGCTTCACCGACCTCGATACCCTCCTCGGCGGCTTCAAGCGCTCCGACCTCGTCATCATCGGCGCCCGCCCCAGCGTCGGGAAATCCAGCTTCGCCCTCGGCATCGCCCGCAACGCCGCCATCCTCCAGAAGGCGAACGTCGCCGTCTTCTCCCTCGAAATGTCCGCCGAGCAGCTCGCCGTCCGCCTCCTCAGTGCAGAAGCCGGCGTCGAAAGCAACCGTCTCCGCCTCGGCCAGAACACCGAATTCGAAGAGCGGAAGGTCATCAACGCCGCATCCCGCCTCTCCGAAGCCAACATCTGGTTCGATGACTCGCCCTTCCTCACCGTCGCCGAGCTCCGCGCACGCGCCCGCCGCCTCGCCGGGCAGGCCGGCGGCCTGGACCTCATCATCATCGACTACCTCCAGCTCATGCAGGGCGAGTCCACCAGCTCCCGCGAAAACCGCGTGCAGGAGATCTCCTACATCTCCCGCACCCTCAAGAGCCTTGCCCGCGAGCTCGATGTCCCCATCATCGCCCTTGCCCAGCTCTCCCGCGCCATCGAAAACCGCCACCCCCGCATCCCGATGCTCTCCGACCTCCGAGACTCCGGCTCCATCGAACAGGACGCCGATATTGTCATCTTCCTCAGCCGCGAAGAGCTCTACGTCACCCCTGAGCAGTGGGCCCAGCAGCACCCCGACCTCCCCGAGTCCGC
It encodes:
- the dnaB gene encoding replicative DNA helicase, with protein sequence MTLAPLERLPPHDIEAEEAVIASLMVDPDAMLAVVNILKPSDFFREKHGWIYDACLALWNRDEVINQITVAHELAVRDQLEDVGGQTFLADIIRRLPTSIGVEFYARIVKRDATYRGLIHAAAAIMQMAYEAPAEIETVFTRAESLIQRLRGGESFRDFVHIRQVLDSYLEQDPAEAERLQISAIRSGFTDLDTLLGGFKRSDLVIIGARPSVGKSSFALGIARNAAILQKANVAVFSLEMSAEQLAVRLLSAEAGVESNRLRLGQNTEFEERKVINAASRLSEANIWFDDSPFLTVAELRARARRLAGQAGGLDLIIIDYLQLMQGESTSSRENRVQEISYISRTLKSLARELDVPIIALAQLSRAIENRHPRIPMLSDLRDSGSIEQDADIVIFLSREELYVTPEQWAQQHPDLPESAYPRGVAQVIVAKNRHGPIGTIELRFRAPFARFEDWVLKTDDDLL